In Hypanus sabinus isolate sHypSab1 chromosome 25, sHypSab1.hap1, whole genome shotgun sequence, the genomic stretch gagcaccaaacaGGTTGGTTGTATataaccccaacagattcacaggtgaaatatcgcctcacttggaaggacggtctgggaccctgaatggtagaggtggataaggtgtaggggcaggtatagcaGCAGTTCCATTTGCAAGGAGGGAGAATGGACAAGGGCAGTCgctagggagcgatccctgtggaaagcagaaggtaggtgggggagagggaaagatgtgtttggtgctgggatccagttggaggtagCAGAAGGTTCGGAGAATTATGTGGAGGCTGGTaggggaggacaagaggaaccctatctctggtatTGTGGTAAGAGCAAGTGTGTGAAAGTagagagatgtggttgagggcagagatgaaggtggaggaagggaagcccctttaaaaaaaggtcatcaccttcattctagaatgaaaagcctcatcctgaaagcagatgcagtggagacagaggaattaagAGAAGGCCATGGTGTTTCTATAACTAGCAGGGTTGGACGAGGTATAATCCAGGTAGCTCTGAGAGTCcattggtttataatagacattggtggataagctgtctccagcaTAGAGACAGTGAAATTGACAAAGGGAAAAgaagtgtcggaaatggaccagctgAATTTgatggcagggtggaagttggaggcaatgtGCATGAACATAGACTTCTCAAGTTTCTAGTAatgcctcccctcccccagcccctTATCCCTCTCTCATGTTTTCTCCTTGcatgcccattgcctccctccagTGCTCCTCTCCCCACTCCTgcactttcttccatggcctgtctctttcaccaatcagcttcctagctccttgcttcatccctccccaagtttcagctatcacctggcgtttctctccccagctttcaaatctactcagcattttttctccagtcctgtcaatgggtcctggcctgaaatgttgagtgtactgttttccatagatgctgcatggtctgctgagttcctccagcattttctgtgttgttgATACATGACAGAGGTTCAAGTTACATAAGAAATGATACTGATGAGTCATATTAGAAATTCAGTGCCCTTTCTCCCAACTGCAAGCTCATTTAAGGCATTTTCCAAGTCTTACCTGAGCACAGCAGACAAAAGCAATGGACAAAGTAAGTAAAAATGCTGACGAAACAATCACATCAACTGATCGCTGAGGGCCCCGCCTCTgtgaatgaaaaacaaaaataataggaAGTGAAAAAGAGCTGAGAGAAAGTTATCACTAGACAGAGTAGGCTGTATAGTGAAGAAAATGCAGAGATAGAACAGATCAGTATTTTATGACTTGAAAGGCAATGAATTACAAAATGATAATTTTCAGAATTGGGTTCTAAATGAGTACCAAATTTTAAACGCTGTGCTGATGATTCAATCTTTTCACTCAGACAAAAACAGTTTTGCTCCTTGACCGGTGAGCAAAACTGAATAATAATGATACATATTGCATAATTTCTcaagttcaaagattcaaaaaaaTGTATAAATTGTAGACCATGAAATTTCACTTGTTTGGTGAATTTTAATGATCTTTGCTGGAGGAAGCCTGCTAAAATTGTTCTCTAACCATATTCATATGCTAGTAGTTTAAAGAAGACCAATTGTACATTAACCAACCTCCATTATAAGCAGTCACTTTGATCATAGCTCCTTAAATTCACTTCCTGTGCTACATTATTCCATGGTCATTGCACTTACCTTTAGGTATGAGCGAAGTGACAACCACATCTTAATATTCTGCACCTTTTTCAGCCTGAAATGAGGAATCTCAGACTTGCGAGCCTTCCTAGCTGATGTCAGGTGACTGAACAGCTTGGCAAACAGCAAGCGCTGTGCAGAAATAAACAAAGCTTTACCCAGTTTGCATAGAATGTACATTGTCAAATGGGTGTTTAACTTGACAAAACCTTTGCTTTCCAATGAAGTAAAAGGTTATTAGTAGATCCCTGTTATACTGGAAATTCAGCTGTATTCTACTTAACCAAGACTTAGAATGGATGCTGTCTTACTCTACGTGATATAATTTAGATAGGAAAATATCAGGGCAAATCAGCACAGGGACAGACCCTTCAAGCCCACGATATCTCTGCCAAAAACAAGGGGCTGTAATTACAGAAGTTACCAATAAATACAACGGAAGGAAACATTTCTTCAGACGGCagcatttattaacaaagtgcaGACACTTTCAAAAGAGAATGTACAGGAAACAAAATGGACTAAGAAGCATGTAGAGTGCACTTACTAGAAAGAACCACTATGACTGAATGGCCAGCCTACATTGAATATATTCTCCGGAACCTAGTAAACTAGACATTTCAATGATTAGAATTCTAATGGTAAATCTAATTGATGAAAAATTGAAACATTGTTTGTAGTAATAGCAACCACAAAGATGTTGGAAAGCTGGGTGGAGCGATTGAGGGAGAGGCAGAAAGGCATTGAAATAAGAAATACCAGAATCTCAAATTTTAAAGAGACAAACATAATTACATTCAGTGTGATGCTTGATAATATACACACACCTTGTTATGATCTATTAGGAAGGATTTTACACAACAGACATTTGGACCAAGGAACAGATACTGATGTTACAACATGCATTCATTTAGGGACACAATTCTCTAGAGTATTATCAAAGAAGACCTAATAACATGCCTCTACAAAAGGCGATCGGTTATGAGGAAATGATCACAAATGTACAACTTATGTTTGGCACTTTCAGAGATAACAGTCAATGGATAATGGTGGAGCAATTAAAATTACAGGGTATCAACTTGCCCAAAATGATCGTCTGAATCAGGGTACAGAGGTAGAAGGATTAGAAAACGGGGATTAAAATACTAAAGAGAAGCACTGTAGGTCAGTGAAACCATGGAAGAGAATGACACTTGAATGAAATATGGGCAATGTCCTCAGACATTAGAAAACAGGAAGCCAGCCAGGAAAATACTCGTTTAGCCTGAACAATCAGCAGTCTGGAGGTAACAGGATGGGTGAGAATTCCAGTGGATGACTAGTGTAAGGGGAGAGTTGTATGATGTTCTGGCCAACAGGTAAGTGAAACCGCACTGTTGCTCACCtgcttgtatgttctctctgccACACAAAGAATGAAGAAAAACATCCACATCAGACAGAACCGCTCCAAAATGTTAATCAGCACTAAGACAACGAGAGGCCCATCAGGCTTCCCACCACAACTGATTGTCAGTAACTCAGAGAAGGAGGAGTAAGCTAACTGGTCCAGGTTCTTCTGCTGGAAAAGGCGAAATGCAAATGGTAGCAAGGTGAGGACAGATGTCACCACGTATCCCAGGATCCGGTAACCATCATGCTGCTCAAATGTATTTGCCTATTGGTAGAATGTATAAAATATAAATAGAATACTAAAAATCACTGGACTCCAGCCAGAAATAATAAATGTGGTGCGCAACACAGTGAGAAAGGATAGCATTCAGTAAATATGTGAAGGTCCCTCAAAAGTCTATAGTTTAGCCAAAGTATCTCAACTCCCAATTAGTCTAAGCTATCCCATCTTTATCAGCACCCTATCCACAGCCCTTTGCACCACAGCAATCCCAAACTTTCCACAGCATTTTTGGCATGCCACTCTAAAACAGAGACACCTTGTTCGGGAATCTTTCCCATCCACAACTACCCTATGATCCACTGTCTCATGCCAGTCCCAGAGAGAAATTAGACTCCAAGTCATAATcaacattccacaaattctctccAGAAACATACCCGCTTCATGATCATTCCACTGATTTCCAGTACAGACATATCAAATTTTTTGCATTCGTTTCCTTCCCATATAATGGCGCTGACTCTGTCTGAACTCTGGCTGCTGCTGTACAACCAGTGCAGGTGGTTCTGAAATTACAAAGCAAATAAAGTTTAATTTCAAATTATAAACCAACAGTGACTGAAATCTAGCAAAATCATCCCTTAAATGAGGAAAGCCAAAAGCTCAGATCTATAGGATTGCAGATGTTTGAGAGGAGGGGGAAAGGGTAGGGAAAGGCTTAAAAATTAGAGTGAGGATTTAATGCTGCAGCCGCACTAGAAGTTATTATGAGTCAGACCCATTGATACTACAAGCAGAAgtgctttttttccctttctggaAGGAACTCATTACTCAGCAGGGATGACATAACAATTCTGAGAATATACACTTAGGTGAAAAAGTTGGGTGGTCACTCATTCATGCACACACCTAACGGTAACTAGCGTATGACAAGGATGCTCGTTCAAAATGCTCTGCCAGTGTCTTCTAGACAGTGCATTTAAGTTGAACATCCCCAGAGTATTGAACAAAGCAGTGGTTTCTATGTATTCCAGTTTAAGCTCTCAATCCCTTTCTCATACATATTAGTGGAGATTACTTTAAGTATTTTTGAAGAGGTTGGATTACCCATGAACATATCGTTGTAGGATGACAGTTCTTTACATTCTATTCCACAAACCTTCTCATTCAATGGATCATCCTtcacaacttccaccacctttaaTAAGATTCCACCATCAGGCACATTTCCTCCCCTTTCAGCATTTCAAAGGGAACATTCCCACCATGACTCCTGGTCTGCTTTTCAATTTTCAATAATGACTATTACTCACAGTACTTTCtgaaatttttttttagatactaaatcttttttttaaactttgattCCCACCATCAAAGACCCAATCAGTCCTTCAAGTAATCCACTTGCATTTCTCCTGATCTAGCGGTTAGCACTTAGTATGGGCAGTACAATTTTCTTTACCTTGGAGAAATCAAACATGTATTGGGTGACCACTTTGTACAGCTCCCTCAGTCAGTCCACAAAGGGAACCCCAAGCCTTCACTTTAATCCTCCTTCCCACTCTTAACATGTCTGTAGCCTCCTGCATTGTTATACTGAGGTCCAATTTAATCTGCAAGACCAGCagctcatctaccatctgggcaCATTGGACCCTTCACGACTCGATGCCGAATTCAACAATTttagataaaaaaaaacatagaagagtacagcacaggaacaggccattcagcccacaatattgtgctgaaccaggtaaaaaggaaatcaaaaacacccaaacattaatccctcctacctacatcatGTCCGTAACCCTCCATCTTCCCTACAGTCATatgtctatccaaacttcttttaaaagcctctaatgtatttgcctctaccacaatACCAGGGGGCACATTCAAGTCATCCACAACtcagtaaaaacttacccctcacatcccccttgaacctacccccccccccccaaccttcaatgcatgccctctggcattagacatttaaaccctgggaaacaggtactctgTCCACTACCaactatgcttctcataatcttgtaaacctctatcagatctcccctcagcctccaacactccagagcAAACAACctaagtttatccaacctctcatcattgcacgtgccctctaaaccaggcaccctctctaaagcctcaccatccttcctatagcggagcaaccagaactgtatgcaatactcccgATGTGGCCTAACCACAGTTTTATAGAGTTAAAATATAATGCCCTAACTTTTGAAATCAATGCTTCGAGTAATAAAAGCAAGTATtctataagccttcttaaccaccttaatcgacctgtgtagccactttcaaggagctatgaacttggttCCCAAGATCTCTccactcagcaacactgttaaggaccttGACCTTACAGTGTACTGTCTTGTTGTAATTGCCCTACTGAGGCGCAACCCCTTAGATCACTTGCAGATAtatgctgagaaatggcagatggaatttcacccagGTAAATATATTCTTtgccaatcttctacactatccacaactccaccaatcttggtatcatccacagatTTACTTTTTCCTGTTTGTATCAGATCTGGGCAGTTCTGTTAATCAAATGTTAGGTTTATAAAGATAAAGCTTAGCTTTATTCATTGCATGTGCactgaaacacagtgaaatgctttgtttgcatcaagtcacaactcactaaccctaactgtacatttgaaatgcaggaggaaactggagcacccagataaaatccatgcagtcacaggaaggTGGAACACatttcttacagacagcggtggaaatCGAACCTCGAATGGTTATTGCTGGCTTTCTAATAGTGCTATGGTTTGTCCTCCGCTGTCACGGACTACAACTCAGTTTATCCTCTGTCCACAGATGCACCTTGACCTGAGCATTTCTAACATTTTACTCCTTTAACATGTCTCTTTGTTTCATCATTAATCTACTAACCAAACAGATTCATAAACATTGGAACAGCCTGGTAATCCTGGTCTCACCCCATCAAATATCCCCTCTGTCCCATCCATCCGTCCTTCACCCTCTGCAAGTTAAAAACCAAGTTATTTTCTCACTTTACTAGTTCTGCTGAAGAATTTTCAACCTGAATTCTTCACTTTCCACAAATGTTGTCTGATTTTCTCAGTGTTCCCAACGTTTCTGATTTTAATTACAGAAATGAAAATTATAGTTGCTCTTGAACAATGTTAAAAACAGCCACACCCACCTGTTCATCTTTGGACTCTTTCTTCTGCAGAGACACTCTCTGCACActatcacactcactctcactacTGTAGGAGGAATGGCATCGAGGCCCATTTAGGAGATCATCCCATAGCATATCCTCAGTCTCTGACCCATGCCGACTGCTCTCAGAGTCCTGACGGGAATTACTGCAGCTCAGGGAGCTGAAGCTCAAGTAGGAATTATCCTGTAAATAAAGACAGAAGAAAAATATAACATGTCCACTGCTCACATTTATTGTCAGTTCAGCACAATAACCAGAAGTAGAACTAGATACTCCTTTAGTTACCCATAACTTAATCCTAAACAAGTTGTTGGATCTTTTCTCTTGAATATGAATCAATATCATGATCAATTTGTCCAAAAAAATCCTGCCTTgattaaaaataacattaaaaCATGCCTTTCATAGTACTGATTTAATGATAAGTAGAAGCCAAAGAGAACCTGCCTTTTCTATTCTGCATGAGAAGAGCAGGAAACTAATGCTGAGAAGTACTGGGGTGGGTCAAGGCAGACTTGGTTTAAGTAAATGGTTCTGTTTTGTATAGCTCCCTGAAAGAGTCATCTAAATGAAGGAATATTGAGAAAGATCTTAGACTGGAATCTAATAGTTcaaaaaaatttaaaatttaatcAAATATGCATGGCCAACTCTGATACTTCTACTTCACATGAGAACAATTTAATCTATCAAACTTGGCTATTATCAGGCTACCCCTTGTGAAATAAAGCCACTTGCCTCAGAGTTTCAAATTCCAACCACAACCTGGGGAATTTCCAATCATATTCTATTCTGTGTTTCCATATTTCTGTGTGAATTGCAagcagaaacaaagaaaacctgcagcacaatacaggcccttcggcccacaatgttgtactgaacatTTACTTACTTTAGATATTacgtagggttacccatagccctctatttttctaagctccacgtacctatccaaaagtctcttaaaagaccctatcgtacctgcctctaccactgttgccggcagcccattccatgcactcaccactctctgcgtaaaaaacttacccctgatatctcctctatacctactaccaagcaccttaaaactgtgccctctcatgttagccatttcagcctggggaaaaaaagcctctgactatccacacgatcaatgcctctcatcatcttatacacctatcaACATAAGCAAGTAATCAATGTATTCTTGACAGATCTTTGTAAAGGAACCAATACTAATTTTATCTCATCAAATGTTACAAGTCTCTATTATGGCCATCTCACAAAAGAGTTATTTATTGGAGAGTTCCAACCTACTTATCATTCTTACACATCCTTTCTGATCAAAATTTTTGTTCAGAAGCCACACCTCCACCCAACTCCATCCACTTGGTTTTACCCAGACTTTGGGAGACCATCATGGAGTAATTTCCAGAATGCTCACTCCCACCCTCTTTCAATGTATAGACTGAGAAAGACAAACTCAAACAGTGTCAGCTAGCCCAGTCTTGGTCTAATAGCAGACACTTTGATAGGCCCGTGAAGgagtgttgcagctatataaaatcgtggttagaccacacttggaagtaCCCCGTTTTGTTCTGATTAGataatgtggaaactttagaaggtgcagaggagatttaccagaatgctgcccaaACTAAAGGGCGTTATCTTATGAGCACAGGTTGAGTGAGATAGGGCTCTTCGTTTTTGATTGAAGGAGGACcagatagaggtgcacaagatgataagaggcatggatcGAGTGGATAGCCTAGAGGCTTTATCCCCCaggggaaatggctaatacaagcgGACGTATTTTAAAGTGAacagaggaaagtatgggggggggggggggggatggagagaatgtcagaggtagcttcttttgaaaaaaaaacagagctgTAGGTATGAGGAGGAATgatgccaggagtggtggtagaggcagatacattactgAAATTTATGAAACTCTTAGGCACATAAGTGTtacaaaaaatggagggctatgaagGAGGGTAGGATTaaaattgattttagagtaggttaaaaggtcggcacaacactgtggccagagtgacctgtactgtgctgtaatattctatggacccagcatatcaatgcaaacatgaaaaaggcatgccagcagctctATTTCGTTAAGAGTTTGAGACTTAGTAAGACTCTATAGATGTTCAATGGACAGCattgtgactggttgcatcacagcctagtatggagcctccaatgcaccGCGATCACAACAGACTGCAGGGGATATACGTTCAGTCAGTCATTCCTGGGCACAACCCTTCTACCATCTAGGGCATCTTCAAAAACGTGGCAACCATCACTAAGAACCTACACAatcctgaagacccatactctgacttaggaacagcttcttcccattatTATACTTTTGCACTTTTTCATTTTTGTAACATATAGATTTTAAATCTTTGCACTCTACTGCCACCACAGAgcagcaaatttcacatcatgtgtcagtgataataaacccgattctgattctgattgatgcAGTGTCATACCGGATTTGGGGCTGCCGATTCAAACTCGGAGTCCTGCAAGCTGTCAGAGTCTCGCTTTGGAACCTCCCACCTTGGGATTCTCTCTCTGCCCTGTAAATAGAACAGAAAGTGTTTGCAGTAACAAAGGTGGGACTTGCTGCAAGTTGCTCCAAATACTCGTCTAACGGCACTTGCAGTTTGTAATTAAATTGGGTGTGGGTGGTGTGAATTAAACAGAAATAtttgtggaggtgtggagtttCTGTCACAAGTAACACACTGCAAACTACCTCTGAAACTGCAGCTGCTTTGACCTGTGCACTTCTTCGGAATCGTAGCATTGTTAATGTCCCCTTCACTTTCTGCTGGCTTAGCAAATGCCGTGCTTGGCTCTCCGTTTCCTCACTGGAGTTATCCTCTGAACCTCGATTTGCAGCTCGGTGTTGAGCATCCTGAGAACCAGACACAGAATTTCAAAACCAGCTACATTCCCTGTGTTGACTTTTGAGAGTACAGTGCCAGGTAAACAAGTCAGATTAGGAGCTAAGCTCTACCAGGAGCtgaaatttattttataacctttATCTGTAATTATGAGAGAAGGTAGCTCATTATCAATCTACAGATTACTTTCAAAATGTTacctacacacatgcacacttgTCTCATTCTCACAATCCTATCAGGATTATACACAACTATACAAGACcatagttagaccccacttggagtactgtgttcagctctggtcacctcattataggaaggatgtggatactatagagagaatgtggaggagatgtatgatgatgttgcctggattggatggCATACCTTATGATGATGGgttcagtgaacttggccttttctccttggaccagaggatgagatgtgacctgatagagatgtatatggtgatgataggcattgattgtgtggttagccagaggctttttcccagggttgaaatggctaacccacaagggggcatagttttatggtgaTCAGAAATAGGTACAAGGGGTAAGTCAGAAGTAGTTTTTCCATACAGAgcatggtgggtgcatggaatgcacggCCAGCGAAggcggtagaggcggatacaggagggtctttgaagagactcttagataggtacatggagcttagaaaaatagagggctatgcagtagggaaattctaggcagttgctagagtaggctacatggtcggcacaccattgtgggctgaagggcctgtaaggtgctgtagatttctaagtTTCTAAATCATCAATTAAACAATAATTAAAATCTAAGGCCTTAACCACAGATTAATTCATCTGCAAACAAATGTATCTGGAATAAAATTGTATAAACTGGGTTGAAGTACAAGTCAGTCATGACTAAGCCAAGGGACACATTCAAATAACTTTTttgattcggagcaagaaggctgcaagTGAATAGCTGATTTTTCACAGCGAAGGGAGTTTTTTTACTACTcagggtaaaagagaggtgagactgcgcAGGCGCTTGACGTCAGCCAGCAGAGcacaaaaggtttaaaaagactGCCATATCCAGTGGGCAACGTCCGAGTGT encodes the following:
- the phtf1 gene encoding putative homeodomain transcription factor 1 isoform X2, translating into MAWKTTDTITWYQKKIGAYDQQIWEKSIEQTEIKGLRSKPKKTGRIKSDLIDVDLVRGSTFVKAKPESPWTALTRKGIVRVLFFPFFCHWWIQVTSLGIFAWLLLLYILEVIAIGLYLLVPVLYVSEIVSPMVLMLLLGTVHCQIVSTQRQTPSPTNGGKRKRTTQSRHLSRKVGRCSTIPVSNNGRDAQHRAANRGSEDNSSEETESQARHLLSQQKVKGTLTMLRFRRSAQVKAAAVSEGRERIPRWEVPKRDSDSLQDSEFESAAPNPDNSYLSFSSLSCSNSRQDSESSRHGSETEDMLWDDLLNGPRCHSSYSSESECDSVQRVSLQKKESKDEQNHLHWLYSSSQSSDRVSAIIWEGNECKKFDMSVLEISGMIMKRANTFEQHDGYRILGYVVTSVLTLLPFAFRLFQQKNLDQLAYSSFSELLTISCGGKPDGPLVVLVLINILERFCLMWMFFFILCVAERTYKQRLLFAKLFSHLTSARKARKSEIPHFRLKKVQNIKMWLSLRSYLKRRGPQRSVDVIVSSAFLLTLSIAFVCCAQILHGHSSFLDSLYNWELLIWETSLAVFLLRLVTLGSEVSRKYNNISILLTEQINLYLKMETKPNKKEQLTLVNNVLKLATKLLKELDSPFRLYGLTTNPLLYNITRVVILSAVSGVISDLLGFNLRLWKIK
- the phtf1 gene encoding putative homeodomain transcription factor 1 isoform X4, translated to MAWKTTDTITWYQKKIGAYDQQIWEKSIEQTEIKGLRSKPKKTGRIKSDLIDVDLVRGSTFVKAKPESPWTALTRKGIVRVLFFPFFCHWWIQVTSLGIFAWLLLLYILEVIAIGLYLLVPVLYVSEIVSPMVLMLLLGTVHCQIVSTQRQTPSPTNGGKRKRTTQSRHLSRKVGRCSTIPVSNNGRDAQHRAANRGSEDNSSEETESQARHLLSQQKVKGTLTMLRFRRSAQVKAAAVSEGRERIPRWEVPKRDSDSLQDSEFESAAPNPDNSYLSFSSLSCSNSRQDSESSRHGSETEDMLWDDLLNGPRCHSSYSSESECDSVQRVSLQKKESKDEQNHLHWLYSSSQSSDRVSAIIWEGNECKKFDMSVLEISGMIMKRANTFEQHDGYRILGYVVTSVLTLLPFAFRLFQQKNLDQLAYSSFSELLTISCGGKPDGPLVVLVLINILERFCLMWMFFFILCVAERTYKQRLLFAKLFSHLTSARKARKSEIPHFRLKKVQNIKMWLSLRSYLKRRGPQRSVDVIVSSAFLLTLSIAFVCCAQINLYLKMETKPNKKEQLTLVNNVLKLATKLLKELDSPFRLYGLTTNPLLYNITRVVILSAVSGVISDLLGFNLRLWKIK
- the phtf1 gene encoding putative homeodomain transcription factor 1 isoform X3 — translated: MAWKTTDTITWYQKKIKEVQSANHFLMIGAYDQQIWEKSIEQTEIKGLRSKPKKTGRIKSDLIDVDLVRGSTFVKAKPESPWTALTRKGIVRVLFFPFFCHWWIQVTSLGIFAWLLLLYILEVIAIGLYLLVPVLYVSEIVSPMVLMLLLGTVHCQIVSTQRQTPSPTNGGKRKRTTQSRHLSRKVGRCSTIPVSNNGRDAQHRAANRGSEDNSSEETESQARHLLSQQKVKGTLTMLRFRRSAQVKAAAVSEGRERIPRWEVPKRDSDSLQDSEFESAAPNPDNSYLSFSSLSCSNSRQDSESSRHGSETEDMLWDDLLNGPRCHSSYSSESECDSVQRVSLQKKESKDEQNHLHWLYSSSQSSDRVSAIIWEGNECKKFDMSVLEISGMIMKRANTFEQHDGYRILGYVVTSVLTLLPFAFRLFQQKNLDQLAYSSFSELLTISCGGKPDGPLVVLVLINILERFCLMWMFFFILCVAERTYKQRLLFAKLFSHLTSARKARKSEIPHFRLKKVQNIKMWLSLRSYLKRRGPQRSVDVIVSSAFLLTLSIAFVCCAQINLYLKMETKPNKKEQLTLVNNVLKLATKLLKELDSPFRLYGLTTNPLLYNITRVVILSAVSGVISDLLGFNLRLWKIK
- the phtf1 gene encoding putative homeodomain transcription factor 1 isoform X1, which codes for MAWKTTDTITWYQKKIKEVQSANHFLMIGAYDQQIWEKSIEQTEIKGLRSKPKKTGRIKSDLIDVDLVRGSTFVKAKPESPWTALTRKGIVRVLFFPFFCHWWIQVTSLGIFAWLLLLYILEVIAIGLYLLVPVLYVSEIVSPMVLMLLLGTVHCQIVSTQRQTPSPTNGGKRKRTTQSRHLSRKVGRCSTIPVSNNGRDAQHRAANRGSEDNSSEETESQARHLLSQQKVKGTLTMLRFRRSAQVKAAAVSEGRERIPRWEVPKRDSDSLQDSEFESAAPNPDNSYLSFSSLSCSNSRQDSESSRHGSETEDMLWDDLLNGPRCHSSYSSESECDSVQRVSLQKKESKDEQNHLHWLYSSSQSSDRVSAIIWEGNECKKFDMSVLEISGMIMKRANTFEQHDGYRILGYVVTSVLTLLPFAFRLFQQKNLDQLAYSSFSELLTISCGGKPDGPLVVLVLINILERFCLMWMFFFILCVAERTYKQRLLFAKLFSHLTSARKARKSEIPHFRLKKVQNIKMWLSLRSYLKRRGPQRSVDVIVSSAFLLTLSIAFVCCAQILHGHSSFLDSLYNWELLIWETSLAVFLLRLVTLGSEVSRKYNNISILLTEQINLYLKMETKPNKKEQLTLVNNVLKLATKLLKELDSPFRLYGLTTNPLLYNITRVVILSAVSGVISDLLGFNLRLWKIK